One Brassica oleracea var. oleracea cultivar TO1000 chromosome C7, BOL, whole genome shotgun sequence genomic window carries:
- the LOC106301942 gene encoding uncharacterized membrane protein At1g16860-like, with amino-acid sequence MAGRIQSHQLPNGLYVSGKLEQPKDRPPTMAARAVPYTGGDIKNSGELGRMFDISLLDPQGPPPPPLIVGGNSSGGNSRQHAPPRVSGSSSNPNSGSVRSGPNSGSMKKSSGPLSQLQPTGLITSGSLSGPIGSGSRRSGQMDRQVSNLGSSKAKYGSSVTCLNTDPVRVGFKVPKTVVWAVLIVAAMGLLVGAFLTVAVKKPVVIAAVLAAVVPAVVVLVWNCVWGRKGLLSFIKKYPDAELRGAIDGQFVKVTGVVTCGSIPLESSYQRTPRCVYVSTELYEYKHRCFSWGSRHAERYVSDFYISDFQSGLRALVKAGYGSKVSPFVKPATVANVTTQNKNLSPSFLKWLSDRNLSADNRVMRLKEGYIKEGSTVSVMGMVRRHDNVLMIVPPAEPVSSGCRWWRCLLPTYADGLIITCDDNQNADVIPV; translated from the exons ATGGCGGGTCGGATCCAATCCCACCAGCTTCCTAACGGACTCTACGTCTCCGGAAAGCTCGAGCAACCTAAAGACCGACCACCGACAATGGCGGCTCGTGCCGTGCCTTACACCGGAGGCGACATCAAGAACTCCGGCGAGCTCGGAAGGATGTTCGATATCTCCCTCCTCGACCCCCAAGGACCTCCGCCGCCGCCGCTCATCGTCGGTGGTAATAGCAGCGGCGGGAACTCGAGGCAGCATGCGCCGCCACGTGTCTCCGGTTCTTCTTCGAACCCCAACAGTGGATCTGTTCGGTCCGGACCTAACTCCGGTTCGATGAAGAAGTCTTCCGGTCCACTCTCTCAGCTCCAGCCAACCGGTTTAATAACCTCCGGTTCGCTATCCGGTCCGATTGGGTCCGGGTCCAGACGGTCGGGTCAGATGGACCGTCAAGTGAGTAACTTGGGATCGAGCAAGGCGAAATACGGGTCGTCTGTGACGTGTCTGAATACCGACCCGGTTCGGGTCGGGTTTAAAGTTCCGAAGACGGTTGTGTGGGCGGTGCTGATCGTGGCGGCGATGGGGTTACTTGTGGGGGCGTTTCTAACTGTGGCGGTGAAGAAACCGGTGGTGATTGCGGCGGTTTTAGCGGCGGTGGTTCCCGCCGTCGTGGTGTTGGTTTGGAACTGCGTTTGGGGAAGGAAAGGGTTGTTGAGTTTCATCAAGAAGTATCCAGATGCTGAGCTTAGAGGCGCCATTGATGGACAGTTCGTTAAAGTTACTGGG GTTGTGACATGTGGAAGCATTCCTCTGGAGTCATCATACCAAAGAACACCAAGATGCGTCTATGTTTCCACGGAACTGTATGAGTACAAACATCGATGCTTTTCTTGGGGATCTAGACACGCAGAG AGATACGTTTCGGATTTTTACATATCAGACTTTCAATCTGGACTAAGAGCGCTGGTAAAAGCAGGATATGGATCAAAAGTTTCTCCTTTTGTCAAACCGGCAACAGTGGCTAATGTAACTACTCAGAACAAAAATTTGTCTCCCAGCTTCCTTAAGTGGCTGTCGGACCGCAACCTCTCTGCTGATAACCGTGTCATGCGTCTCAAAGAAGG ATACATAAAAGAAGGAAGCACGGTGAGCGTGATGGGAATGGTGAGAAGACACGACAACGTTCTGATGATAGTTCCTCCAGCAGAACCTGTCTCCAGTGGCTGCCGGTGGTGGCGTTGCCTCCTCCCGACCTATGCAGATGGCCTAATCATCACCTGCGACGATAATCAAAACGCTGATGTCATCCCTGTCTGA